caaaattagttagaaaatatatattttgaattttgaattttatgatgaaagagaaaaacacacaaaagacacaagacttaaaattttttagatccaatgctccttattttcgaaaattttggagggaaaacaccaaggaacaccaaacttaaaaattttaagatcaaaacacaagaaagactcaagaacaccttgaagaaaGACACAAGAACactaagaacaaaagaaagaacaccaaacttaaaatttttagaaaaccaagacaaattttcgaaaattaaagacaaattaacaaggaaacaccaaacttagagtttggcacaaaattcaatcaaagaaaaattatttttgaaaaagattccaaagaagatacccaattatcaagaacaactcctaatgctccagccaattgggcagtaacttcaatgttgattttaaagatgtattatatttatggatataagtaaaaaattttgaaagttaatgttttgaaaaagcacaagaaaaacaagaaaagacacaaaacaagaaaaactcaagatcaaacaagcaaaataaacaagaacaacttgaagatcaatgacgAACAAAGACACTAgtacgaaaattttaaagaaaaatacaaaatatgaaattgacaccaaacttagaataagacactagactcaaagagaaattaaaaattaataaagaaaaataatatttttgaaaagaaaataaaagactctgacccaattaccaaaatcttcctaatctaagaaataaaataaaactttagttgttcaaacataatattcaactcaattgtttgtaaagcacgtctacggcaagctgtatgtagggtgtcaccattgtcagtggctacctcccatcctctcagtgaaaatggtccagatgctctgtcacagcacggctaatcagctgttggttctcgatcatgttggaataggatccattgatccttttgcatttgtcatcacgcccagcaatcgcgagtttgaagcacgtcacagccattcaatccttgaatcctacttggaataccacagacaaggtttagaccttccggattctcaagagtggccgccatcaattctagcttataccgcggagattccgattaaagaatctaagagaagcttattcagtctgatgtagaacggaggtgtttgtcaggcacacgttcatagattgagggagttgatgagtgtcacggatcatcacctctttcataattaagcgcgaataaacatcttagatcggACCATACACATGTTtgagtgaaatagaaacaattgcattaattcatcgagacgctgcagagctcctcacccccaacaatggagtttagagactcatgccgtcaaagagtatgtaattcagatctgaaaatgtcatccggtacaaaataagtctctaaaagttgtttaaatagtaaactagtaacctaggtttacagaaaaatgagtaaactaagataattggtgtagaaatccacttctggggcccacttggtgtgtgctggggctgagactaaagctatccacgaactgaggcttttcttggagttgaactccaagttataacgtgttttgggagttcaactccggatcatgacgtttttctggcgtttaactccagacagcagtgtgaacttggcgttcaatgccaagttacgtcgtctatcttcgcgcaaagtatNNNNNNNNNNNNNNNNNNNNNNNNNCTTCgtgcaaagtataaactattatatattgctggaaagccttggatgtctactttccaacgccgttgagagcgcgccaattggacttctgtaactccagaaaatccatttcgagtgcagagaggtcagaatccaacagcatcagcagtcctttttcagcgtaactcagatttttgctcagctccctcaatttcagccagaaaatacctgaaatcacagaaaaatacacacactcatagtaaagtccagaaatatgatttttgcctaaaaaccaataatattctactaaaaacaattaaaacatgctaaaatctacatgaaattactcccaaaaagcgtataaaatatccgctcatcacaNNNNNNNNNNNNNNNNNNNNNNNNNNNNNNNNNNNNNNNNNNNNNNNNNNNNNNNNNNNNNNNNNNNNNNNNNNNNNNNNNNNNNNNNNNNNNNNNNNNNNNNNNNNNNNNNNNNNNNNNNNNNNNNNNNNNNNNNNNNNNNNNNNNNNNNNNNNNNNNNNNNNNNNNNNNNNNNNNNNNNNNNNNNNNNNNNNNNNNNNNNNNNNNNNNNNNNNNNNNNNNNNNNNNNNNNNNNNNNNNNNNNNNNNNNNNNNNNNNNNNNNNNNNNNNNNNNNNNNNNNNNNNNNNNNNNNNNNNNNNNNNNNNNNNNNNNNNNNNNNNNNNNNNNNNNNNNNNNNNNNNNNNNNNNNNNNNNNNNNNNNNNNNNNNNNNNNNNNNNNNNNNNNNNNNNNNNNNNNNNNNNNNNNNNNNNNNNNNNNNNNNNNNNNNNNNNNNNNNNNNNNNNNNNNNNNNNNNNNNNNNNNNNNNNNNNNNNNNNNNNNNNNNNNNNNNNNNNNNNNNNNNNNNNNNNNNNNNNNNNNNNNNNNNNNNNNNNNNNNNNNNNNNNNNNNNNNNNNNNNNNNNNNNNNNNNNNNNNNNNNNNNNNNNNNNNNNNNNNNNNNNNNNNNNNNNNNNNNNNNNNNNNNNNNNNNNNNNNNNNNNNNNNNNNNNNNNNNNNNNNNNNNNNNNNNNNNNNNNNNNNNNNNNNNNNNNNNNNNNNNNNNNNNNNNNNNNNNNNNNNNNNNNNNNNNNNNNNNNNNNNNNNNNNNNNNNNNNNNNNNNNNNNNNNNNNNNNNNNNNNNNNNNNNNNNNNNNNNNNNNNNNNNNNNNNNNNNNNNNNNNNNNNNNNNNNNNNNNNNNNNNNNNNNNNNNNNNNNNNNNNNNNNNNNNNNNNNNNNNNNNNNNNNNNNNNNNNNNNNNNNNNNNNNNNNNNNNNNNNNNNNNNNNNNNNNNNNNNNNNNNNNNNNNNNNNNNNNNNNNNNNNNNNNNNNNNNNNNNNNNNNNNNNNNNNNNNNNNNNNNNNNNNNNNNNNNNNNNNNNNNNNNNNNNNNNNNNNNNNNNNNNNNNNNNNNNNNNNNNNNNNNNNNNNNNNNNNNNNNNNNNNNNNNNNNNNNNNNNNNNNNNNNNNNNNNNNNNNNNNNNNNNNNNNNNNNNNNNNNNNNNNNNNNNNNNNNNNNNNNNNNNNNNNNNNNNNNNNNNNNNNNNNNNNNNNNNNNNNNNNNNNNNNNNNNNNNNNNNNNNNNNNNNNNNNNNNNNNNNNNNNNNNNNNNNNNNNNNNNNNNNNNNNNNNNNNNNNNNNNNNNNNNNNNNNNNNNNNNNNNNNNNNNNNNNNNNNNNNNNNNNNNNNNNNNNNNNNNNNNNNNNNNNNNNNNNNNNNNNNNNNNNNNNNNNNNNNNNNNNNNNNNNaataattctattttaataaatttaataattttattttttattatatcatcTAAAATGATCACATCATACAATAACATGTTACTTGACTTTTACTATTATCAAAAAAATTACTCAAGTGATGAaagattagaaataaaaaaaagtatattagTGTGTATAAATgactcattaaaaaaattaattaaaatatacatcTATCTACTGTATAAAAATTCATTTATAGTTTTGTCCATTTTCCCAACTTCAATAGAGTacgattttattttctaatccACAGATTTCGTAAGCCATTTAAAGAACCTTAAACATGTTGCCTATTGGCATTTGGGACAGCCCATAGAAAGGGACCAACAATTATTCTTTTCGTGCTTCATTCCCAATCGAGTGATCAACCTATGTGCTTCCTTTCTTATTGTTTTGCTTTTACTTCTTTTATAAGTGCGCTTGCAAGGCTGCAACGTTGGGTTTGGCATCTTACAGTCACAAGGATTGGATCACATAaattttagagattaaattCCTCAGTTATAACTAATTATGATAATTAGTACAAATTATAAACGCTTAAATTGCATAAAcatcatattttaaaataatgaatttaattttaatatattctcaacataaaataatagttattttttggtatttatcatttgtatattaaattatcaaatttattttttataataaattttaaatatttaaaatttattaatttctatattttaaattaaaaattaacatttttttgGCAAATTATACACCAAAATTTTATGCACCATGACCATAATAAACACATAAAATAATATACACATTCAATTATGCAACgtaactttaataaaaaataattatttttatattaattacgtaaataattatttaaaaatatatataattggacaattacataaattattttgttattaaaaaatataataatttttgaaaaatattttatacatattttataaacttatatataacttttaattattgGTAGATATTTTTAAAGCACCCAGTACTTAAACATTGCAAGAACTAGCAAAAGTCTCTGAATCCTCCAACGTCACGAATATCTAGGAGCTGCAATCCTCCAAAATAGGTGGGTAGTCACCTTATCTTGTTATTGAGTATTAGCATTGACGAAAGAGGTTAATTCAATTTATGGTTACCTATACCAATATATAATGGAGATACGGAGGATTtggtatctaattttttttatttctgtttttataaTCTAACATTACGTAATCAGTTATATACTCATGTTTTATAAATTCTGTATTGACTCGAGAGAATTGTGTAACTACTTCACTTTTAATGGTGGAAGAGAATAAAAcaagataatataataatataaaacaataataattatatatataaaaagaataataaaaaaaataatagtatatgatataataagttgatataattaaaacaaaagttaataattttaaaataataataaaataaaaaataattaaagatgtttaatataagattaaaaaaatatttttttatctatttggTACATGTTGAACTACTAGTTTATATAACTACaatataaatcaatttaaatcaattttcttttatttttaattttaaaattttaaaaattaagataataaaaaatcatttttttataacaaatttattttttaactaattaagtcCACTTGGCTACCCTCCTGCTAAATTCTCTAGCAGAActcatatatatgtatatgcatGAACGTACTTTATCATAATTGTCAATTGTCACATATAGCCATATAGGGACCACAAATGAATTGACACTTTCTACGCTCGCCACTGGTTTTGGACTAATTGTTAAATATATATGACAAAGATGTATCAATTTCTTGTGCAACGTTCAAGGCCTTTTCTTTCACAAAGATTTTTCTCTCAGTTTTCTTGTGCATCTTCGTCATCATCACCACCTCTCACTAACAACATGTCCACCACTTCTGGTCTCGTCATTCCCTGCAAAGGTATCAAAATCATATAAACTATACTCCATGGTTTGATGATAGCACCGAGCAATTACTcagttttctttgttatttcttTCGTTCGTTTTAATTTTCCAGTTCCAAACATCAACTGTTGCTgacatttgaattttttaacaaCGGTGATTAGAgtaactgtttttttttttcggtttttaattaACCTTTGGTATCAGTTCGATTCCCGCGTATGAAGCTACTGGTTGTAGGAGAGTTATCTCTCTTTTAAAATTTCTCTATTCTCGAATAGGATTgtttccaataaaaaaaatacagcataaaaataataatattgttttatttatttatttattttgttatatttttgggGTGCATTTGTAGCTGCTGTTGCATGGGAAGCAGGGAAACCACTGGTGATAGAAAAAGTGGAGGTGGCTCCGCCACAGGCCATGGAAGTGAGGATCAAGGTTAAATATACCTCACTCTGCCATACTGATCTCTACTTCTGGGAGGCCAAGGTTTGCTTTTCATTTCTTGGCTCTTCAACTATTATCATGCTAGATTATTTGTTTATGTTCTATAATCACTTGCTCCAAACATAGTGATCTTGAATTAGGGTTGTGATTTCATTGTAATTACTGCAATTGTGGGatattgttggaaattttgGCTGATATAGCATTGAAATTACTGCAATTTACCGAAAACTGTGAAAATTTGACTGATATAACTGCAATTCCATTGTTGTTACTGTGGAAACTTGTTGGAAAAATTGGTTGGCATGGCTGAAATTTCTGCATTGATGCAATTTCAGTGGTTATAGTAACAACAATGTTTATGTTGCATTCTTGATTGTGTCTACAAAATGTTGATTTTAGTACCATATTTGTCTTCTATTTTACTAGTCAATGGAGTTCATTAGGGTTTGTGAATAGTTGAGTGAAGTTATACAGTTGTGTTTATCAATAGATGAAACATACAAAGTATTACTGAACAATTTGGAATTCAGTTCTGCATTTTGTCATTTCTTTTTATGCTTTGGTCTTTCAGGGACAAACTCCATTGTTTCCCCGAATTTTCGGCCATGAGGCTGCTGGGTATGTCATTTCGGTATATCTGTCTCTGTGTAGTTAATTTAGAAGTATGTTGTTTTTTGCATTTTTAGTAACATATGGTTGAAGAACAGGGATTTTGGTAACTATGTTGAAACTTGAAACAAAGAAATGGACCCCCGACTCATTAAGATGTCGAAAATGATCAGTTTAGATGTATAGGTTTAAGTTTAACAACCATTTTTTTCCATAGAACTAGAAGACAAATGATAATTATTTTCTTAAGGATTAGGCTAGAGTATAGCATTtgaataattgataaaaaataaattgctttagacttataatatatttttatcttaaatataAAATCCCTGATTTTCTCGCCTATAGTTTAGATGCTTGTATCCCCATATAGGTATTTGTATTTTGTTAAATCCAAAACCTGCACTTTAGAAGTTGCACTTAAACATTGAAGATAGCAACAACTTTGTGATTTAGTCCGGCTCATTACGAATTGCTGAGTTTAGTACTTATTTCACCAGAATTGTGGAGAGTGTTGGAGAAGGAGTCACAGACTTGCAGGTTGGGGATCATGTGCTTCCAGTATTCACCGGTGAATGTGGTGAATGCGCTCATGCAAATCCGAGGAAAGCAACATGTGTGACCTCCTGAGAATAGATACAGAGAGAGGAGTCATGCATAGTGATGGTAAAAGCAGGTTTTCCATTAATGGTACGCCAATAAACCACTTTGTTGGCACGTCCACGTTTAGTGAGTACACTGTGATACATTCTGGATGCTTGGCAAAGCTCAATCCACTGGCACCAATGGATAAAGTATGTGTCCTCAGTTGTGGTATCTCAACAGGTTTAATCCTATACTCTTATGTCAACTTTTCCATATTGATTTCAGGTTTAAGTCTTAGTAACGAATTTTGTCGAAAATTGATCGCAAAACACAGGATTGGGAGCAACTTTGAATGTAGCAAAACCAAAGAAGGGTTCTACAGTGGCAGTGTTTGGTCTTGGAGCTGTTGGACTTGCTGTATGTTTAAAAATTCACTCCAACTCTCATGTTGATTCTACCACTTAGTTTCTTGTTACTCCATCGGTTTCAACATATTATCAAGTTTCAATAAAAAGTGAAGTTTTAGAATAACTGTtcatttttaatatcaaaataacATTATTAGCTTTTTTTTTCCTCGCCCAAAACACCCTTAATTTTATTGTGATGATTAAATAAAGTACATATGCTTACTTATTTAGAAGAAATTTCATCTAAAAGAAATTTATACATACTAAGATCTAGTTGTTACTTTtcttaatatatgtattttttgctTTGACAGTTTTACTGAAACAGAGGAAGTATTATACTTCAAATTCTGTTCTATTTATTTGTGTATGTTCTCTTATTTTAGGCTGCTGAGGGTGCCCGAATTGCTGGTGCATCTAGAATTATTGGAATTGATTTGAACCCAAACAGGTTTGAAGAAGGTAGCATCTAACTTTTTCACCTCACTAAAATTCTATAATGATGTTACTAAGCTCTTAAGCGGCTCATTGTAAAATACACAACCTGAACTTTTGTGTTTGTTAAACTTTCTTGATGCTAGCAAAAAAATTTGGAATAACCGATTTTGTGAATCCACAGGACTATGATAGGCCAGTTCAACAGGTATATAATTCTTCATCTAATGTTTCAGTATATGCACTGTTCACATTATCTTGGTTTTCTGAAGTTATTGTTCTAAATGCCAGGTGATTGCGGAAATGACCAATGGAGGAGTTGATCGAAGTATAGAGTGCACTGGAAACATTAACGCAATGATATCTGCTTTTGAATGTGTTCATGACGTAAGCCATTACTGACAAGCAATCTTACAAAAACTTGGTTAaatagaaacacaaaaa
This sequence is a window from Arachis duranensis cultivar V14167 chromosome 2, aradu.V14167.gnm2.J7QH, whole genome shotgun sequence. Protein-coding genes within it:
- the LOC107474854 gene encoding LOW QUALITY PROTEIN: alcohol dehydrogenase 1-like (The sequence of the model RefSeq protein was modified relative to this genomic sequence to represent the inferred CDS: inserted 1 base in 1 codon), whose translation is MTKMYQFLVQRSRPFLSQRFFSQFSCASSSSSPPLTNNMSTTSGLVIPCKAAVAWEAGKPLVIEKVEVAPPQAMEVRIKVKYTSLCHTDLYFWEAKGQTPLFPRIFGHEAAGIVESVGEGVTDLQVGDHVLPVFTGECGECAXCKSEESNMCDLLRIDTERGVMHSDGKSRFSINGTPINHFVGTSTFSEYTVIHSGCLAKLNPLAPMDKVCVLSCGISTGLGATLNVAKPKKGSTVAVFGLGAVGLAAAEGARIAGASRIIGIDLNPNRFEEAKKFGITDFVNPQDYDRPVQQVIAEMTNGGVDRSIECTGNINAMISAFECVHDGWGVAVLVGVPTKDAVFMTKPINLLNERTLKGTFFGNYKPRTDLPSVVDMYMNKKLELDKFITHRVPFSEINKAFDLMLRGEGLRCIISMED